The following DNA comes from Flavisolibacter ginsenosidimutans.
ACTGGATATAAAGTCGAAGTACCTTCTTCAATTCAACATTTGTTAAAGAAGGAAAAGAAAAGTACCAGGATGAAGGCCGATGGAAACGAGCTCAAATCATTTCTACTTGGAGAGAAAAGTCTGGTATAGAATAAAAAACGCTCAGAGATTTCTGAGCGTTTTTTTATTAATAAGGTTTTTCTCTACACCAGGTATCCAAACAAATTATCGTCGTTTCGCAATTCGGTGTAATTGATTTGATAGCGCTTTAAGTTCTCAATCAACACATCGTAATCATGACGGGACTTTAACTCAATTCCCACCAATGCCGGCCCCGTTTCCTTGTTGTGCTTTTGCATGTATTCAAAGCGGGTAATGTCATCGGTTGGACCCAAAACGTGATTGACAAACTCTTTCAACGCACCGGGACGTTGCGCAAAGCGAACCAGGAAATAATGCTTGAGTCCTTCGTATTGCAACGAACGTTCTTTAATCTCCTGCATGCGGTCAATGTCGTTGTTGCCACCGCTCACAACGCAAACGACTTTCTTGCCTTTGATCTGCTCCGCGTAATTGTCCAAGGCCGCAATGGACAAGGCTCCTGCCGGTTCAACGACAATTGCTTCTTCGTTGTATAGCTTTAAAATTGTTGTACAAACTTTTCCTTCGGGAACAAGATGCAATTCATCAATTACTTCCCGGCAAATCGGGAACGTAATGTCGCCAATGCGTTTTACTGCCGCACCATCAACAAAGCGTTCAATGTTTGGCAAGGTCACCGGCTCGCCGGCTTCCAGCGCCGCTTGCATCGAAGGTGCACCTTCGGGTTCAAGGCCAATGATTTTTGTTTTGGGAGAGAAGGTTTTAAAGTATGAACCCACACCCGAACAAAGGCCGCCACCGCCAATTGGCAGGAACAAAAAATCAATGTCTGATTGCTCGTCTAAAATTTCAACGCCAACCGTTGCTTGTCCTTCAATAATGCGGTAATCGTCAAAAGGTGGAATAAAAGTCAAATCGTTTTCAGCCGTGTATTGCTTGGCCGCAATCGCACAATCGTCAAACGTATCGCCGATCAATTTCACCTCAACAAAATCTTCACCGAAGGTTTTCGTCTGCTGTATCTTTTGCTGCGGCGTTACAATCGGCATGAACACCACGCCTTTTGCCTGCAACTTCTTGCACGAATACGCAAAGCCCTGCGCATGATTGCCGGCACTGGCGCAAACCACGCCGCGCTGCAGTTGTTCTTTCGGCAAACTGCTCATCATGTTGTAAGCGCCACGCAACTTGTAACTGCGCACCACTTGCAAATCTTCACGCTTCAGGTACACTTCGCAACCGTAGCGTTTTGACAAGGTTAAACTTAAGGCCAGTGGTGTTTTGGTCACCACCGGCTTCAGTCGTTCAACAGCAAGATGATAGCTTAACTTAGATGATATGGTATGGGTGTTAATCACGGTACAACGGTGAGGTAAACTTTACTTTCTGAAATTTCTTTTCGTGAGATGATTGCTTTGGCTCAGCGGGCTCCTGGTTTTCCGGACGCAGGCTGCGAACCGTTTTGCCGGCTTGCCACAATTCGCTTTCACGCAGTTCTTTCAATTCTTCTTCCAATCCTGCACGGTAATCAGCCTTGCTGTTGCTTTCAATTGATTTTGCTGCTTCTTTTCCTTCGGCAACACTTTCGTACAATTCTTTAAACACCGGCGCGGTTGCGTCGCGGAACTTCTTCCACCAATCCAACGCACCACGTTGTGCGGTTGTTGAGCAGTTGGCGTACATCCAATCCATTCCGTTTTCAGCAACCAACGGCATGAGCGATTGCGTAAGTTCTTCAACCGTCTCGTTAAAAGCTTCCGAAGGCGAGTGGCCTTTCGAACGCAACACGTCGTACTGCGCAGCAAAAATGCCTTGAATGGCACCCATCAACGTACCGCGTTCGCCGGTCAAATCGCTATACACTTCTTTACGGAAATCAGTTTCAAACAAATAACCACTACCAACGGCAATGCCTAACGCAATCACTCTTTCAAACGCACGACCTGTTGCATCTTGATGAATCGCGTAAGAGCTGTTCAAGCCACGCCCTTGCAAAAACATTCTGCGCAGCGACGTGCCCGAACCTTTTGGTGCTACGAGAAACACATCTACATCAGCCGGCGGAACAATACCGGTTTGATCGTTATACGTAATGCCGAAGCCGTGCGAGAAATAAAGGGCTTTGCCCGGCGTTAAATATTTTTTTACAGTTGGCCAAAGTTGAATCTGTGCGGCGTCGCTCAACAGGTAGCAAATGATGGTGCCTTTCTCCAGCGCTTCTTCAATTTCAAAAAGCGTTTCACCGGGAACGAATCCGTCTTTCACGGCCTTGTCCCAGGATTTTGAATTCTTGCGCTGGCCAACAATTACGTTAATGCCGTTATCGCGTTGGTTCAATGCTTGTCCGGGACCTTGCACACCGTAACCAATCACCGCTACGGTTTCGTTTTGTAAAACTGCTTGTGCTTTGGAAAGCGGGAACTCTTCGCGAGTCACGACGTTCTCTTCCACACCACCGAAATTTAATTTTGCCATTGTTGAAGGTTTATCTCCATCCAAAAAGATGAAGAGGTGAATAATGATTGTTTTATTTATGAACTAAGCTTCTGTACTTCTATTAAACTTTCGTTGCGTCGCACTCTTGTACGTTCGGAATAATAAGCGGCGGCCCATCCCGACCTTCCCGGTGGGAAGGCCATCTGCGCACAGCCCTTGTTTTTCAACGTTTCCATGTTTTTTAATCATCAAGAAAATGCAGCAATTTCTTCTTGCTGTTTTGAAACCCTGCATCCCCTTCCCACCGGGAAGGGGCTTTAGCACCATCTTACTGCTTTAACGAAAAGCCGTTGGGGATGGGCTACACATCAAACACTTCCTCCTGCTGATTTAAGTATTCGTTCGTCACCAGTTCTCCCGAAGGATTCAATGCTTCAAACTCTTTCAGTTTCTCGTGGAAGCCGTGACTGTCCTTGATGATGGCAACTCTTGCGCTACGCACAAATTCAATAAGCCCGTAAGGTTCCAATACTTTCAAAAGCTTTTCTGTCTCCTCACGATGACCGGTTGTTTCAAACACGGTATAGTCTTTCCGAATCACCACCGCTCTCGCACCAAACTCACGCAACAGTCTTTCTACTTTTACTTTCTCCGCAATTTCATCAGTGGGCACTTTGTAAAGCGCCAGTTCCTGCCACACAATCTCATCGCCGCTGTTGTAATACGCTTTCAACACTTCCACTTGCTTTTCAATCTGGCGGGCCAGCTTGCGCACCACTTCTTCCGTTTCGTTAATCACAATGGTAAAGCGATGAATGCCGTCAATCTCCGAAGGCGAGCTGTTCATGCTTTCGATGTTGATTTTGCGGCGGGAAAAAATAATCGCAATGCGGTTCAGCAAACCGATTGTGTTTTCCGTATAGATTGTTATGGTAAATTCCTGTTTGAACATGGCTTTCTATTTAAGACGTATATCGCTTACACTCGTTCCGGCTTCCACCATTGGGAACACGTTGTTTTCCTTTCCCACCATTACTTCAAGCAAGTAAGAGTCTTTGTGCGCCAGCATTTCCTGCAACGCAGCTTTCAAGTCTTCTCTGTTTGAAATGCTTTGCCCGTCAATGCGGTAAGCTTTTGCCAACTGCACAAAATCGGGGCTCTCCATATCTACGAATGAATAGCGGCGGCTATGGAAGAGTTCCTGCCACTGGCGCACCATGCCAAGGAAACGGTTGTTTAAGATGAGGATTTTCACGTCAACGCCACATTGCATGATGGTGCCGAGTTCTTGCAGCGTCATTTGAAAACCACCGTCGCCGATAATGGCAACAACGGTTCGGTCTTGTGCACCAAACTTGGCGCCGATGGCCGCAGGCAACGCAAAGCCCATCGTGCCTAAACCGCCTGATGTGATGTTGCTCATGCTTTGATTAAACTTTGCATAGCGGCAAGCCACCATCTGGTGTTGGCCTACGTCAGTAACTATTACCGCATCCCCGTTGGTTAATTCATTCAATACCTTCACCACTTCACCCATCGTCATTTCTTCGGTGGAAGGGTTTAATTCTTTATAAATGCAGGCGGCAATTTCTTCCTGCTCTAATTGCTTGAATTTTTGCAACCACTGCGGGTAACATTTCTGTTCGAGCAATTCGGTTAGCAAAGGCAAAGTCTCTTTGCAATCGCCCCAAACAGGAACCGTTGCTTTTACGTTCTTGTCGATTTCAGCCGGGTCAATGTCAAGATGAATAACTTTTGCTTGTTTGGCATATTTGTCAAGCCTTCCGGTCACACGGTCGTCGAAGCGCATGCCGACGGCAATCAACACATCGCATTCGTTCGTCAACACGTTGGGCGCATAGTTGCCGTGCATGCCAAGCATTCCCACATTTAACGGATGGTCGGAAGGCAGCGCACTCAAACCCATGATGGTCCACGCCGCGGGAATGCCCGAGCGTTCGATAAACTGTTTGAATTCTTTTTCGGCTTTGCCGAGAATTACACCTTGTCCAAAAACCACGAAAGGTTTTTCCGCAGCGTTAATAATTTCAGCAGCTTGTTGAATGTATTCTTTGCGCACAATCGGCTTTGGACGATAGCTGCGAATGAACTCGCACGTCGAGTAACCGCTGTACTCAAATTTTTGCACTTGTGCGTTCTTCGTAATGTCAATCAACACCGGTCCGGGACGACCGCTTTTTGCAACGAAAAAAGCTTTTGCCAAAACGGAAGGAATCTCGTTTGCGTCGGTCACCTGGTAATTCCATTTGGTAATGGGTGTTGTGATGTTGATGATGTCCGTTTCCTGGAAAGCATCCGTACCTAACAAGTGTGCGAATACTTGTCCCGTGATGCAAACCAGCGGCGTGCTGTCAATCTGCGCATCGGCTAAACCAGTTACTAAATTTGTTGCACCGGGACCGCTTGTTGCAAACACAACACCGGTCTTGCCCGATGTTCTTGCGTAACCCTGCGCCGCATGTATTGCTCCTTGTTCGTGGCGAACAAGAATGTGTTCCATTTTGTCCCGGTAATCGTAAAGCGCATCATAGATGGGCATGATGGCACCACCGGGATAACCGAAGATGGTCTCCACGCCTTCCGCAAGAAAAGCTTCCATCACCGCCACAGAACCGCTGACTTGTTGCACGACCACGTTTGCGGCGTTTGCCTGTGGTGTCTTTGCTTCAGTTGCCTTTTCTTTTGCGTTTACGATTGTTGTTTGCATAAAAAATTGTTTGATAACCTACACGGATGTCTTTTCCCGTTTTGCGGACCTCTTGTCTGCCGTTGCTGATGTACCGGGCGCTTCGTCGGTCACGCAACCTTTTGCTGCATCTGTTACCTGCATCGCATATTTGAAAAGAAGCCCTTTTGTTGCTTTCAACGGTGGTTGCTTCCACGCTGCACGACGACGCTGAATTTCTTCTTCATCAACGTTTAACGTGATGGTGTTTGCCGTTGCGTCAAGCTCAATAATGTCCTCATCTTTGACCAAGGCAAGCGTTCCACCATCAAAAGCTTCGGGTGTAATGTGGCCAACTACAAAACCGTGTGTGCCGCCGCTGAATCGTCCGTCGGTAATCAGTGCAACAGATTTTCCCAAACCTGCGCCAATGATAGCCGACGTTGGTTTCAACATCTCTGGCATGCCCGGTCCGCCTTTTGGCCCAACGTAACGAATAACCACTACATCACCGGCTTTTATTCTTTTCGAGTTAATTCCTTCAATCAATTCATGCTCGCCATCAAAAACCCGTGCAGGGCCTTCAAAGCGTTCGCCTTCTTTACCGCTGATCTTTGCCACGCTTCCGCCTTCGGCGAGATTGCCGTAAAGAATTTGTAGGTGACCGGTTGCTTTGATAGGATTTGAAACGGGATGAATGATGCCTTGCTTCTCGAAATCTAAATCAGGTATTGCTTCAAGGTTTTCAGCAAGCGTTTTTCCTGTTACGGTCAAACAATCGCCGTGAAGGAAACCCTGTTGCAACAAGTATTTCATCACCGCAGGAAGGCCACCGTGTTGATGAAGATCCTGCATTAAATATTTACCGCTCGGTTTGAAATCAGCCAGCACCGGAACCTTGTTGCTAATAACTTGGAAATCATCTTGCGTCAATTCAACGTCAACGCTTTTTGCCATTGCGATTAAATGCAAAACAGCGTTTGTAGAACCACCCAATACCATGATGGTGACAATCGCATTCTCGAATGCTTTGCGAGTCATGATATCTTTTGGCTTGATATCTTTTTCCAACAAAAGACGAATCGCTTTTCCCGCTTCCAAACATTCTTTCTTCTTCTCTTCGCTGATAGCAGGATTTGAAGAAGAATAAGGAAGACTCATTCCAAGTGCTTCAATCGCAGCGGCCATCGTGTTGGCCGTGTACATGCCACCGCAAGCGCCGGCACTGGGACAAGATGCTTTCACAACGGCCTTAAAATCTTCCTGCGAAATGTTGCCCGCAATCTTTTGCCCGAGTGCTTCAAAAGCAGAAACAATATTTAAGTCTTGGCCGTTGTAATGACCGGGTGCAATCGTTCCGCCGTACACCATAATCGAAGGGCGGTTCAAACGTCCCATTGCTATAATAGAACCCGGCATGTTCTTGTCGCAGCCAGGCAAAGCAATCAATCCATCATAGTATTGCGCACCACAAACGGCTTCAATAGAATCAGCAATCACATCACGACTCACCAACGAATAACGCATGCCGTCGGTGCCGTTGCTCATGCCGTCGCTCACGCCGATGGTGTTGAAGATGAGGCCTACAAGATCCTCGTCCCACACACCTTGCTTTACAATCTTTGCAAGGTCGTTCAGGTGCATGTTGCAGGTGTTTCCATCATAACCCATGCTAACAATGCCCACTTGTGCTTTTTGCAAGTCATCATCGGTTAAACCAATGCCGTAAAGCATGGCTTGCGCAGCGGGCTGCGTTTCGTCCTGCGTGAGAACCTTGCTGTATTTATTCAATTCGCTCATGCTACTTGTGCTACAGTTCTGTATTCTTTTTCGAGTACAACGTTCTTGTACGCTTTCTGGATGATAGCGCCAAGGCTTTCTTTCCACGGCTTTGCAAATGCAACGCCGTCAAGTGATTCAATGCCGATGACTTCAGCAGCCGTCCCGCACATGAAAGCGCTATCAACACCACGCACTTCTTCAGGCTTGATTTGTCGCTCGACAACTTCAATACCCAAGCCTTCGCAGATTTCCAAAACCGTTGCACGAGTGATGCCGGGGAGAATGCTGCCGAGTTGTGGCGTATGCAACACACCGTCTTTTTCAAAGAAGATATTGGCGCCTGGCCCTTCGGCTACAAAGCCTTCCACGTCGAGCAAAAGCGCTTCGTCAAAGCCTTTGTCTTTTGCCTCCTGGCTCGCCATAATGGAATTGATATAGTGACCCGAAACTTTTGCTTCCACACGGAAACAAGCGGGTGTGATTCGGCGGTAAGACGACGTACTTAAGCGTAACAACTTCTCGCCCAAATAAGCGCCCCATTCCCACGCGGCAATCAGGATTTGAGCATCCTTGCCTTTGGTGAGTTGCATGTTGGGAGGACAAGTGATTAATGGCCGCAAATAAGCATCGGTGAAATTGTTCCGCTTCAAAACCTCGTACGAAATTTCCGTCAGCTCGTCGTTGTTGTAAGGATAAGGAATGCCGATGCTTTCCGCAGAAAACTGCAAACGGTCGTAGTGTTCCTTGGCCTTGAAAATCCGGGTTCCGTTTTGGGTGTTGTACGAACGGATGCCTTCAAAAACAGCGTAGCCATAATGCAAAGACTGGTCGTAAACATTGGCTTTTGCATCGGTAGCTTTTACAAACTCACCGTTGAAAAAAACAATCGTGTTCTCGTTGTAGTACATACAAGGGTTTAAATAATGATGAATCGTTACGTTAAACGTTCAGAAAGCAGGCAATCGTTATTCAACCGTTGTAGCGCTTCTTAAATCAGCGTGGATTTGCGTAGCTCGATGTTCAGTTGATTGATATCGGTCGGGATGCGGTCAGCCACAAAGTCGCTGATCAAATCCCCAATCGTTGATGTGAAGTAGTAATTCAAAGGGTCGATGTCTTTCGTCACAAACTTTGACGAAAGCGTCCATTCAACAGCTTTCCGCACAAGCTTCGCTTCTTCGTTCATGCCGAGGTATTCAAGCATCAGGGCAGTAGAAAGAATAGAGCCAATTGGGTTGGCAATGTCTTTACCCGCCGCTTGCGGATAAGAACCGTGAATGGGTTCAAACAAAACCGTTCCCGTTCCAACAGAAGCTGAGGGCAGCAAGCCGAGCGAGCCGCTCAACACCGAAGCTTCGTCGCTGATGATGTCGCCAAACATGTTCTCAGTAAGCACAACGTCAAACTGTTTCGGGTTGAGAATGATTTGCATCGCAGCGTTGTCCACAAACATGTAGTCAACGGTGACGTCAGGATATTGCGGCGCAATGTCCTGCACCACTTTGCGCCAGAGACGAGATGTTTCCAACACGTTTGCTTTATCAACCAGCGTTAATTTTTTTCTGCGCTCCGGCTTTTGTGCAAAGTGAAAAGCAAGATGCGCAATGCGTTCGATTTCTTCTCTTGTGTAAGTGCAGCTATCGCTTGCTGAACTTCCGTCTTCAGCTTTTTGTTTGTTGCCGAAATAAATGCCGCCGGTTAATTCACGAAAGATGATGAAGTCAACGCCTTCAAGATTCTGCGGCTTCAGCGGGCAAAGGTGATGAAGCGAAGCATACGTATTAATTGGGCGAATATTTGCATACAACTGCAACTCTTTGCGAATGCGTAGCAAACCTTGCTCGGGACGAACCTTCGCCGTTGGGTCGTTGTCATATTTCGGGTGACCGATAGCGCCAAACAAAATCGCATCGCTGCGGCGGCAAATTTCCAGCGTTTCATCAGGCAATGGGTTGCCGGTTTTGTCAATCGCATCGGCGCCCATCAAACCGTATTCGTAGCTAAACTCGTGACCAAATTTTTCCGCCACTGCATCCAACACTTTCAGTGATTGTTGCGTAACCTCCGGACCGATTCCATCTCCCAATATGACTGCAATGTGTTTCTGCATTTGACCGATTGTTTAGGCTTGTGCTTCCTCGAATTTTTCGATGTCGCTTTTAATGCTCAACAAAAAATCAATGTCATCATAGCCGTTGAGCAAACATGTTTTTTTATAGTTGTTGATGGCAAAGCTTTCGCTTTCGCCGGTTGCATCTATCGTGATGGTTTGCGCTTCCAGGTTCACCGTCAGCGTAGTGCCATTTGGCTGCGCAAATATTTTCTGCAGAAAGGCATCGCTTACTTGCACCGGCAACAAACCGTTGTTGAGCGCATTGTTTTTAAAAATGTCGGCAAAGAAGCTTGACACGACAACTTTAAAACCGTAATCCGCAATTGACCACGCAGCGTGTTCACGGGATGAACCGCAACCGAAATTTTTTCCCGCAACCAAAATTTCACCCTTGTATTCCGGGTTGTTCAAGATGAAATCTTTCTTCGGGGCCGTTTCATCGTCGTTCTCGTAGCGCCAGTCACGAAACAGGTTTTTGCCAAAGCCAACTTTGGTTGTGGCTTTTAAAAAACGAGCCGGTATGATCTGGTCGGTGTCAATGTTTTCAATCTTTACCGGAACAAACGTGCTTTTGACTATGTTAATCGGTTCGCTCATTTCTTTTTGTACTTAGCTGTATTGCTACTATTAAACTTTTGTTGCGTCGCACTCTTGTGCGTTCTTATTTCTATTGAACAAAATCCAACTCTCTTACGTCGGTAACGACGCCGGTAAGCGCTGCCGCTGCCGCTGTTAACGGACTTGCCAACAATGTTCTTGCACCAACGCCTTGTCTTCCTTCGAAATTGCGATTGCTCGTTGAGATGCAATATTCACCTGCAGGAATTTTGTCTTCGTTCATGCCGAGACAAGCACTGCACCCGGCCTGGCGCATTTCAAAACCGGCTTCTTCAAAAATTTTATCAAGGCCTTCCGCTTTTGCTTGTTTGGCCACTTGCTGCGAACCCGGAACGATCATCACTTTCACGTGCTCGTTCTTCTTGCGGCCTTTCACCAGCGATGCCACCATGCGCAGGTCTTCAATGCGGCTGTTGGTGCAACTGCCGATGAAAACATTTTGCACGGGCATACCTTTCAGTTTCTTGCCGCCTTCAAGACCCATGTAGTTCAACGCCTTTGCAATGTTCTTGCGTTCCGATTCATCAGGAATGCTTTCGGGTGAAGGAACCAATCCGTTGATGGCAATACCAAGACCAGGATTCGTACCGTATGTAATCATTGGTTCAATATCGGCGGCATTGATATTTATTTCCGTGTCAAATTTTGCATCGGCATCGCTGTACAATTCTTTCCACGCTGAAACTTTCGCCTCCCACGCCGAACCTTTAGGTGCAAATTCACGGCCTTTGATATAATCGAACGTGATTTCGTCCGGTGCAATCATGCCGCCACGTGCACCCATCTCAATGCTCATGTTGCAGATGGTCATGCGGGCTTCCATGCTCAAGGAACGAATGGTAGAACCGGCGTATTCAACGAAATAACCCGTTGCGCCGCTGGCCGATATTTTTGAAATGATGTAAAGAATAATGTCTTTCGATACCACGCCTTTGTTCAACTCGCCTTCGATGTTGATGCGCATGAGTTTTGGCTTGCTTTGCAAAAGGCATTGCGAAGCAAAAACCATTTCCACTTCACTGGTGCCGATGCCAAACGCAATGGAACCAAATGCGCCGTGCGTAGATGTGTGGCTGTCGCCGCAAACGATGGTCATGCCCGGTTGCGTAATACCAAGTTCAGGTCCAATCACGTGAACAATTCCCTGGTAAGGATGGCCCAAACCGTATAATTCAATCCCAAACTTTTTACAGTTCTCAATCAGTTGTTCCACTTGCATCCGAGACAACTGGTCTTTGATTGGCAAGTGCTGATTTTGAGTCGGTACGTTGTGGTCAGCGGTTGCCACTACTTGCTCCGGCCGAAACACTTTCAGTCCTCTTTTTTCCAATCCCGCAAAAGCCTGCGGCGAGGTGACTTCGTGAATAAAATGCCTGTCAATGTACACCACGTCCGGTCCGTCAGGAATGGATTTCACCACGTGCTTCTCCCAAATCTTTTCAAACAATGTCTTGCTCATTACGCTACTTGGGGTTGTGGTTGATAATGGTTGGCTAACACTTGCAGGTCTTCGTCTTTTACTTCTTTCTTTGAGTCCGCAACTTTTAAGAACGACTCGTACAAAACATCAATGTCGTTGCGGTTAAACTGGAAGCCGAGTTTCTGAAAGCGGTGCGCCAAAGCGCTTCTGCCGCTTCTTGCGGTAAGCACAATCTTGCTTTGCTCCGCTCCTACTTCTTCGGGATCAATGATCTCGTAAGTCAGTGCGTCTTTCAAAAAGCCGTCTTGATGTATTCCGGATGAATGCGAGAAAGCATTGGCTCCAACAATAGCTTTATTTGGTTGAACCGGCATGCGCATGGTATCTGAAACCAGGCGGCTCAATGGGTTTAGGCCCTTTGAATTAACGTCTGTATAAAGACCCAGGTGTTTGTGTTGCTTTAAAATCATCACCACTTCTTCCAGCGATGTGTTGCCGGCTCTTTCGCCCAGGCCGTTGATGGTGCA
Coding sequences within:
- the ilvA gene encoding threonine ammonia-lyase, whose protein sequence is MINTHTISSKLSYHLAVERLKPVVTKTPLALSLTLSKRYGCEVYLKREDLQVVRSYKLRGAYNMMSSLPKEQLQRGVVCASAGNHAQGFAYSCKKLQAKGVVFMPIVTPQQKIQQTKTFGEDFVEVKLIGDTFDDCAIAAKQYTAENDLTFIPPFDDYRIIEGQATVGVEILDEQSDIDFLFLPIGGGGLCSGVGSYFKTFSPKTKIIGLEPEGAPSMQAALEAGEPVTLPNIERFVDGAAVKRIGDITFPICREVIDELHLVPEGKVCTTILKLYNEEAIVVEPAGALSIAALDNYAEQIKGKKVVCVVSGGNNDIDRMQEIKERSLQYEGLKHYFLVRFAQRPGALKEFVNHVLGPTDDITRFEYMQKHNKETGPALVGIELKSRHDYDVLIENLKRYQINYTELRNDDNLFGYLV
- the ilvN gene encoding acetolactate synthase small subunit encodes the protein MFKQEFTITIYTENTIGLLNRIAIIFSRRKINIESMNSSPSEIDGIHRFTIVINETEEVVRKLARQIEKQVEVLKAYYNSGDEIVWQELALYKVPTDEIAEKVKVERLLREFGARAVVIRKDYTVFETTGHREETEKLLKVLEPYGLIEFVRSARVAIIKDSHGFHEKLKEFEALNPSGELVTNEYLNQQEEVFDV
- the ilvC gene encoding ketol-acid reductoisomerase — protein: MAKLNFGGVEENVVTREEFPLSKAQAVLQNETVAVIGYGVQGPGQALNQRDNGINVIVGQRKNSKSWDKAVKDGFVPGETLFEIEEALEKGTIICYLLSDAAQIQLWPTVKKYLTPGKALYFSHGFGITYNDQTGIVPPADVDVFLVAPKGSGTSLRRMFLQGRGLNSSYAIHQDATGRAFERVIALGIAVGSGYLFETDFRKEVYSDLTGERGTLMGAIQGIFAAQYDVLRSKGHSPSEAFNETVEELTQSLMPLVAENGMDWMYANCSTTAQRGALDWWKKFRDATAPVFKELYESVAEGKEAAKSIESNSKADYRAGLEEELKELRESELWQAGKTVRSLRPENQEPAEPKQSSHEKKFQKVKFTSPLYRD
- the leuD gene encoding 3-isopropylmalate dehydratase small subunit; amino-acid sequence: MSEPINIVKSTFVPVKIENIDTDQIIPARFLKATTKVGFGKNLFRDWRYENDDETAPKKDFILNNPEYKGEILVAGKNFGCGSSREHAAWSIADYGFKVVVSSFFADIFKNNALNNGLLPVQVSDAFLQKIFAQPNGTTLTVNLEAQTITIDATGESESFAINNYKKTCLLNGYDDIDFLLSIKSDIEKFEEAQA
- the ilvD gene encoding dihydroxy-acid dehydratase, producing MSELNKYSKVLTQDETQPAAQAMLYGIGLTDDDLQKAQVGIVSMGYDGNTCNMHLNDLAKIVKQGVWDEDLVGLIFNTIGVSDGMSNGTDGMRYSLVSRDVIADSIEAVCGAQYYDGLIALPGCDKNMPGSIIAMGRLNRPSIMVYGGTIAPGHYNGQDLNIVSAFEALGQKIAGNISQEDFKAVVKASCPSAGACGGMYTANTMAAAIEALGMSLPYSSSNPAISEEKKKECLEAGKAIRLLLEKDIKPKDIMTRKAFENAIVTIMVLGGSTNAVLHLIAMAKSVDVELTQDDFQVISNKVPVLADFKPSGKYLMQDLHQHGGLPAVMKYLLQQGFLHGDCLTVTGKTLAENLEAIPDLDFEKQGIIHPVSNPIKATGHLQILYGNLAEGGSVAKISGKEGERFEGPARVFDGEHELIEGINSKRIKAGDVVVIRYVGPKGGPGMPEMLKPTSAIIGAGLGKSVALITDGRFSGGTHGFVVGHITPEAFDGGTLALVKDEDIIELDATANTITLNVDEEEIQRRRAAWKQPPLKATKGLLFKYAMQVTDAAKGCVTDEAPGTSATADKRSAKREKTSV
- the leuC gene encoding 3-isopropylmalate dehydratase large subunit, with product MSKTLFEKIWEKHVVKSIPDGPDVVYIDRHFIHEVTSPQAFAGLEKRGLKVFRPEQVVATADHNVPTQNQHLPIKDQLSRMQVEQLIENCKKFGIELYGLGHPYQGIVHVIGPELGITQPGMTIVCGDSHTSTHGAFGSIAFGIGTSEVEMVFASQCLLQSKPKLMRINIEGELNKGVVSKDIILYIISKISASGATGYFVEYAGSTIRSLSMEARMTICNMSIEMGARGGMIAPDEITFDYIKGREFAPKGSAWEAKVSAWKELYSDADAKFDTEININAADIEPMITYGTNPGLGIAINGLVPSPESIPDESERKNIAKALNYMGLEGGKKLKGMPVQNVFIGSCTNSRIEDLRMVASLVKGRKKNEHVKVMIVPGSQQVAKQAKAEGLDKIFEEAGFEMRQAGCSACLGMNEDKIPAGEYCISTSNRNFEGRQGVGARTLLASPLTAAAAALTGVVTDVRELDFVQ
- a CDS encoding branched-chain amino acid transaminase: MYYNENTIVFFNGEFVKATDAKANVYDQSLHYGYAVFEGIRSYNTQNGTRIFKAKEHYDRLQFSAESIGIPYPYNNDELTEISYEVLKRNNFTDAYLRPLITCPPNMQLTKGKDAQILIAAWEWGAYLGEKLLRLSTSSYRRITPACFRVEAKVSGHYINSIMASQEAKDKGFDEALLLDVEGFVAEGPGANIFFEKDGVLHTPQLGSILPGITRATVLEICEGLGIEVVERQIKPEEVRGVDSAFMCGTAAEVIGIESLDGVAFAKPWKESLGAIIQKAYKNVVLEKEYRTVAQVA
- the ilvB gene encoding biosynthetic-type acetolactate synthase large subunit; this translates as MQTTIVNAKEKATEAKTPQANAANVVVQQVSGSVAVMEAFLAEGVETIFGYPGGAIMPIYDALYDYRDKMEHILVRHEQGAIHAAQGYARTSGKTGVVFATSGPGATNLVTGLADAQIDSTPLVCITGQVFAHLLGTDAFQETDIINITTPITKWNYQVTDANEIPSVLAKAFFVAKSGRPGPVLIDITKNAQVQKFEYSGYSTCEFIRSYRPKPIVRKEYIQQAAEIINAAEKPFVVFGQGVILGKAEKEFKQFIERSGIPAAWTIMGLSALPSDHPLNVGMLGMHGNYAPNVLTNECDVLIAVGMRFDDRVTGRLDKYAKQAKVIHLDIDPAEIDKNVKATVPVWGDCKETLPLLTELLEQKCYPQWLQKFKQLEQEEIAACIYKELNPSTEEMTMGEVVKVLNELTNGDAVIVTDVGQHQMVACRYAKFNQSMSNITSGGLGTMGFALPAAIGAKFGAQDRTVVAIIGDGGFQMTLQELGTIMQCGVDVKILILNNRFLGMVRQWQELFHSRRYSFVDMESPDFVQLAKAYRIDGQSISNREDLKAALQEMLAHKDSYLLEVMVGKENNVFPMVEAGTSVSDIRLK
- the leuB gene encoding 3-isopropylmalate dehydrogenase, which gives rise to MQKHIAVILGDGIGPEVTQQSLKVLDAVAEKFGHEFSYEYGLMGADAIDKTGNPLPDETLEICRRSDAILFGAIGHPKYDNDPTAKVRPEQGLLRIRKELQLYANIRPINTYASLHHLCPLKPQNLEGVDFIIFRELTGGIYFGNKQKAEDGSSASDSCTYTREEIERIAHLAFHFAQKPERRKKLTLVDKANVLETSRLWRKVVQDIAPQYPDVTVDYMFVDNAAMQIILNPKQFDVVLTENMFGDIISDEASVLSGSLGLLPSASVGTGTVLFEPIHGSYPQAAGKDIANPIGSILSTALMLEYLGMNEEAKLVRKAVEWTLSSKFVTKDIDPLNYYFTSTIGDLISDFVADRIPTDINQLNIELRKSTLI